The DNA region TGATCTCGCCTTTGCCCATGACCAGGGCCCGGTTGATCTCATTTTCCAGCTCCCGGATGTTGCCGGGCCATTCGTAGGTCATCAGGGCCTTGACCGCCGCCGGCTCGATCGAGAGGAAGTTGGGCGGAATTCCCATCTTGTTCTTCTTCATGAAGTAGTCGACCAGGGCCGGGATGTCCTCGCGGCGCTCGCGCAGGGCCGGAAGGTTGAGCCGGACGACGTTCAGCCGGTAGAAGAGATCCTTGCGGAACTTGCCCTGCTTGACCAGCTCGCCCAAATCCTTGTTGGTGGCCGAAAGGATGCGGACGTTCACCTTCACCGTCTTGTTGGAGCCAAGCGGGCGGATCTCGCCTTCTTGCAGGACCCGGAGCAGCTTGGCTTGCATGCCGACGCTCATGTCGGCGACCTCGTCGAGGAAGACGGTGCCGCCGTCGGCGTACTCGAACATTCCCTTCTTGTCGCGCTCGGCGCCGGTGAAGGCGCCGCGGACGTGGCCGAAGAGCTCCGACTCGAGCAAGGTCTCGGAGTAAGAGGCGCAGTTGGTCGAGATGTAGGTTCGAAGCTTGCGCGGGCCGTTGAAATGGAGGGCCCGGGCGATCAGCTCCTTGCCGGTTCCGGACTCGCCGTGGATGTAGACCGTGACGTCGGAATCGATGATTCGGTCGAGGGTCTTGAGGACTTCCTTCATCGCATGCGATTCGCCGATGATCTCGTGATATTTGTCGGAGCGGGGCGCGTCGATCTCCTGCGATTCGAGCTGGAGCCGGACTTTTTCGAGCTCCTGCTCCTGGTCGGCGACCCGCTCCTCCAGCGCCTTGTTGAGGCGCAAGATCAGCTTTTGATTGGTCTCGAGCTCTTTTTGGCGCTGGCGGTTTTCGTCGAGCAGCCGGGCGTGGGTGAGGGCCAGCGAGGCCTGGTCGGCGAAGACCGCGACGACCTTGGCATGACTCTCCTGAAAGACGCCGGAAGCGAAGCGATTGTCGAGATAGATGACGCCTTGGACCGAGTCGCCGCTGTTGAGCGGCACCGCCAGGATCGAGCGGAGCTTCATCCGGTGCACGCTCTCGGCCCCCTTCAGCTTGGCGTCCTCGCCGGCGTCCAAGGTCAGGACCGGCGCCCGGCTTTGGGTGACTTCCCGGATGATCGAGGTCGAGACTTTCTCGCGGGCCTTCTTGAGGCTTTCCTTGTCCATGTTGCGGGCCGATTGGACCTCGAGGCCTTCTTCCTTGAGCAGGACGACGAAGCCGCGCTCGGCGCCGGACAGCTGGATGGCCTCGTCGAGGATCAAGTCGAGGAGCCGATCCAAATTCATTTGAGCCAGGATGCGCTTGGAGATCTCGAAGATCTTCTCGTAAGCGGCGAGGTCCAGGGTGGTCGTGGTGAGAGTCATGATATTTCTCCTGTCGCATTTCCCCCCTTTGAAAAAGGGGGGCAGGGGGGATTTAAAGCCGTTGCAAAGACGCCTTGTGCCATTTCAAGCGCGATCCTTCTTTCCACCGCTTTAAATCCCCCTTAATCCCCCTTTTTCAAAGGGGGAAAAGTTTCAATTCTTCCTCGATCTTTTCGAGCTTGCGGTCTCGAAGATAGCTTTGGCGCCGCGATTCCGGGATTTCCTCGAGCAGGCCGCGGAGCGCTTCGCGCGCGGCTTCAAAGTGGCGGCGGGCCGTCGGCCGGTCCTCCCGGCGCTTGGCCAGCAGACCGAGATCGAATTCGGCTTCCCAGAGCAAATGGCCGAGCTCGAGCCTTCGCATTTCGGCCGCGGCGCGCTCGAGACGTTCTTGGGCGGCGGCAAGATCCGGCTTGGGCCGGTCGCGCAGGACCTTGGCGATCAGCAGGCCGGCCCAGGCGGCGATGAAGCTGTTGGAGCTTTCCTGGGCCGCCTTGAGGGCGGCTTCGGCGTCGAGCTGGGCCGCGGTGTGACGGCCGCCGTCCCAATGGAGGTAGCCGCGGTTGAAATAAAGTTGGGGCCGGAGGCCGGAGCCGGGCCGGTTCTCGAGGAGCCTGATGGCTTGGTCGAGATATTGGCCTTGAGCCTCGGTTTCGCCGCGCTGGCCGGCCAGGAGCGAAAGAAAGTTGAGCGCCGCCGCCTGCTCCTCGGGAAAAGATCCTTCAATCGCCGCCCGCAGCATTTCGAAGGAGGAGGCCTGGGCCTCGGCTGCCCGTCCCAGCGTGTAGTAGAGGTTGGTCAAGCCGTTGGCCAGCTTGAGGCGGAGCAGGGGATGGCCCGAGCGCTCGGCCAAGGGTTGGGCTTGGCGGTAAAGCTCGAGCGCGTCTTCCAATTCGCCGCGGTCGAGATGGGTGCCACCGATATTGAGCAGCGCCAAGCCCTGGGCGTAGTCGTCCCTCGCGGTCTCGGCCAGCTCGGCCGCTTGGGCATAGAGGCCCAGCGCCCCCTCGGGATCGCCGCGCTTTTTTTGATACCAGCCGCGTTGGTTGAAAATCCGCGAAAGGCCGCTGGAGTCGCCGGCGCTTCGGTAGGCTCGGTCGGCTTCTTCCAGCGCGGCACTCCCTTCGTCAAGCCGCCCCAGGCTGGCCAGCGAGCGGGCCCGGATTTCGTGGAAGAGGCCGCGGAGCGGCGGCGGAGCCTCGGCTTCATTCGGCAGGAGGCTCAAGGCTTCGACGCTGCGGCCGGCCGCCGCGAGATGGCGGGCGCCGAGAATTCGCCATTCGGCCGAGGGATTTTTCTCGCCAACGGCCGAGGCGATCCGGCTCCCGGCCTCGAAATCGCCCTTTCGATAAAGGGCTTCCAGTTCGCCGCTCATCGCCTCCCAACCTTCGGCCGAGGCCTGGTCGATCGGGCGATTTTCCTTGGCGAAGTAGAGCGGCACCGGGCCTTCGGCAGCCGCGCGCAAGCGGCCTTCGGCCTTCCAGCCTTCGAGGCGCGGCTCAAGGGTGCCCGGCTCCAGCCCCATCATTCCGGCCAGGGAATCGGCGCTCAATCCGCCGGGGAAAAAGGCCAGCAGATTTTGCACGCGAGCCCAGCGCTCTTCCCAGCGCCGCCGAGAGCTCCCGGTCAAATCATGGAAGCCTTCGCCCGAATGAAGCTCATTCCAGCGCCATCCATCCTCGGTCCAGATCAGGGCGTGGCGCTCGCGCAATTCTTGAAGCAGCTCTTCGAGGGCTCGGGGGCTGGTGGCGCCTTCGGCGGCCAGGGTTTCGACCATCGCCTCCGGAAAGTCGCGGATTTCGCCGGAAAGAAAATTTCGCAATCGGGCCGCGTCGAGCGGCGGAAGGCGAAGGGTTTGAAAGCCCGGCCAGCTTGCCGGCTCTTCGCCGAGCGCGACAAGCAAGGGGCTCGAGGTTTCCACCGCCGGACAGGGCTCCGCCAGGTCCAGCAGGATCGGCTCGGTCGAATTTCCTTTTCCGCTCTTTCCGGCGAGCGCCGCGGCGCTATCGAAGAAGGCCGGCTGGCCGCCGGCCAATTGCAGCTTTTCCTTCAGGTGCCGAAGCAAGCGGCTCTTTCCGCTGCCGGTCGAGCCGAGCAAAAGAGTCTTCGAGCCGGGTCGGCCGGCGGCTTCGACCAAGCTTTCCAAGATCTCCGGAAAGAAGAGGCGATCGGACTCGGCCAAGATTTGGGCCGGCGCCACCGCCGGGCGCAGGCTGAAGTTCTCGCCCAGGATCGAATTGAGCTCCGACAAAAGCTCGGCGGTGGAAGCGGGCCGCTTGGCGGGCTCGCGCTCGATCAAGCGATGCATCAGGCCGGCGAAGGCTTCGGGCAGGGCCGGATTCAATTGCCGTGGCTCCGCTAGACTTCCGTAGAGCTGCTCTTGCATCTGCTGCAAGGGGTCCTCGCTCTTGAAGGGGAGGCCGGCCGAGAAGAGCCGATAGAAGATCATCCCGATCGCGTAGAGGTCGCTGGCCGGCGTCGGCGCTCCGCCCAGCAGCAGCTCCGGCGCGGAGTAGGGCGGGCTGCCCGAGAACTCGGCGGAGCCGGCCGGATTTTTCAGGGTCCATTGAGCCAAGCCGAAGTCGATCAGCTTCACCCCGCTTTGCCCTTCCTTGGGATGGGCGACGAGGATGTTCGCGGGCTTGAGGTCGAGGTGGAGGACGCCGCGCCGGTGCAGGTAGTCGAGGCCGCGCAAGAGCTCGACGATCCGGCGGAAGACGGTGTTCAGATCGGCGCTGCGGCAGGCGGCGAGCAGATCCTGGCCCTCGATGTATTCGGTCGAGAGGTACATCTCCTCGGCGCTGGCGCCGAAATCCCAGACTTTGGCGAGGTGAGGGTGGCTCAGCCGGGTGAGAGAGGAAAATTCATTGCGCAGCGAATCGGCGACGGCTGAATCGCGCAGCCGCTTGCGGTCGAGCAGCTTCAGCGCGATCGGCTTGCCGCCGCGCCGGGAATCTTTGGCCAGATAGACGTCGCCGGCTCCGCCGCGGCCCAGCGGCTGGAGAATTTCGTAGCGTTCGGCCCAAGGGCCCTGCAGCTTTTTACGACGAGTCGCCGCCATAGTGTGATTTTGCGAAAAAATAACAAATACTGGCTAAAGAATCTTTTATATTTAACTGAAATTAAAGGATTTTTTCTACATTAGGTAAAATTGGACGAAATGGACAGATAAGAGGTTGAAATTCTAGGGTTTTAGGCGGCTCCCCTGGGCCCGCGCTTTGCATCCCTCCCCCCTTGTGGGGGAGGGTGCCTCCGGCGAAGCCGGAGGCGGGAGAGGGGGTGGGGCGAAGCAAGCCTTGTCTTAACGCCACCCCTCTCCCGCCCCTTCGGGGCACCCTCTCCCGCAAGGGGAGAGGGCTAATAGGAGAAATTATATGACCGGAAAAATTTTCCGGCTTCGGCCCCAAACCCAACAGTGTCGAGAATCGCTTTGCCTCGCGGAGTATGAGGAGGCTTGGCTCCAACATCAGCAAATCCAATTTCGCCGAGCCGGCCAAGGCGGCGAGGGCTTTGAAAAGTTTCGCGCCCGGGTTTGGGGCAAGGCCAGCTATGCCGAGGGGATGAAAATTCAGGTTCATGGTCGCCATGGTCAGATTTTTTCCTGGTCCGACGTCGCCGCGAGCGGCCGCATCGAGTATTCCGATGTGCAAAGCCTGATGGAGCTCGGCCTGGTTGAGTTTCTGGTGCCGACTCACCGCTGCATCTCTTCCCGGGTCTCGCCCAACTTGATCGTTTATCCGGTCCGCAGCCGCCGCGATTTCCTGACCATGGTCAAGGGAATGCAGGAGCTAAGGCCGTTGCACGGCGAAGGCGCCGGCAATGTCTTCTGGCCGATCTGCTTGCCCGACGAAACCTTGCAAGGGGCCCCGCCTCCGCCGCCGCCGGCGCTTCCCTTTGTCTTCGGAAGCGAAGAGGAGGAGGACGAGGTCTGCGATGGCGGCGAGATCGACTACTTCGATGAAGACCTGGATCAGGCGATCTGCGAGGAAGGCGAAGCGGTCGCTTGGAGCGGCACTTTCAAATCCGGCCTTGGCGCCTTGCTCTCAGGCTCGGCAAGCTACGGATTGGGCCTCGCTTTGGCCGTTGGAGCCGAAGAGTTCGGCCGAGTTGCGGCAGCTAGTGAATGAGTCGATGAGGATGACAAAAAAAGGTGGGGTCGCTTTCGCAACCACCACCTCTGCTCCTACCTAAATTCTGATTAGTCCTGCTTTGGGGCCGCGGTCGCCGCGGCTTTCTTGGCCAAGCTTCGGGCGCCGACCGCGCCGACTCCGAGAAGGGCCGAGGACATGGCGACGTCGACCATGAAATTTC from bacterium includes:
- a CDS encoding sigma 54-interacting transcriptional regulator, whose amino-acid sequence is MTLTTTTLDLAAYEKIFEISKRILAQMNLDRLLDLILDEAIQLSGAERGFVVLLKEEGLEVQSARNMDKESLKKAREKVSTSIIREVTQSRAPVLTLDAGEDAKLKGAESVHRMKLRSILAVPLNSGDSVQGVIYLDNRFASGVFQESHAKVVAVFADQASLALTHARLLDENRQRQKELETNQKLILRLNKALEERVADQEQELEKVRLQLESQEIDAPRSDKYHEIIGESHAMKEVLKTLDRIIDSDVTVYIHGESGTGKELIARALHFNGPRKLRTYISTNCASYSETLLESELFGHVRGAFTGAERDKKGMFEYADGGTVFLDEVADMSVGMQAKLLRVLQEGEIRPLGSNKTVKVNVRILSATNKDLGELVKQGKFRKDLFYRLNVVRLNLPALRERREDIPALVDYFMKKNKMGIPPNFLSIEPAAVKALMTYEWPGNIRELENEINRALVMGKGEITKDLLSDAVREKYEFDEEMMRDLNLDRQVSSFEKRIIDRALQEAQGNKVKAAKLLGISRFTLHQKIRNLEIEPPKRRVSPEEVARVLKECKGNKALAARKLGIQRQTLYHKLDRFGSKAEEKVES
- a CDS encoding protein kinase, whose protein sequence is MAATRRKKLQGPWAERYEILQPLGRGGAGDVYLAKDSRRGGKPIALKLLDRKRLRDSAVADSLRNEFSSLTRLSHPHLAKVWDFGASAEEMYLSTEYIEGQDLLAACRSADLNTVFRRIVELLRGLDYLHRRGVLHLDLKPANILVAHPKEGQSGVKLIDFGLAQWTLKNPAGSAEFSGSPPYSAPELLLGGAPTPASDLYAIGMIFYRLFSAGLPFKSEDPLQQMQEQLYGSLAEPRQLNPALPEAFAGLMHRLIEREPAKRPASTAELLSELNSILGENFSLRPAVAPAQILAESDRLFFPEILESLVEAAGRPGSKTLLLGSTGSGKSRLLRHLKEKLQLAGGQPAFFDSAAALAGKSGKGNSTEPILLDLAEPCPAVETSSPLLVALGEEPASWPGFQTLRLPPLDAARLRNFLSGEIRDFPEAMVETLAAEGATSPRALEELLQELRERHALIWTEDGWRWNELHSGEGFHDLTGSSRRRWEERWARVQNLLAFFPGGLSADSLAGMMGLEPGTLEPRLEGWKAEGRLRAAAEGPVPLYFAKENRPIDQASAEGWEAMSGELEALYRKGDFEAGSRIASAVGEKNPSAEWRILGARHLAAAGRSVEALSLLPNEAEAPPPLRGLFHEIRARSLASLGRLDEGSAALEEADRAYRSAGDSSGLSRIFNQRGWYQKKRGDPEGALGLYAQAAELAETARDDYAQGLALLNIGGTHLDRGELEDALELYRQAQPLAERSGHPLLRLKLANGLTNLYYTLGRAAEAQASSFEMLRAAIEGSFPEEQAAALNFLSLLAGQRGETEAQGQYLDQAIRLLENRPGSGLRPQLYFNRGYLHWDGGRHTAAQLDAEAALKAAQESSNSFIAAWAGLLIAKVLRDRPKPDLAAAQERLERAAAEMRRLELGHLLWEAEFDLGLLAKRREDRPTARRHFEAAREALRGLLEEIPESRRQSYLRDRKLEKIEEELKLFPL